A genomic stretch from Octopus bimaculoides isolate UCB-OBI-ISO-001 chromosome 15, ASM119413v2, whole genome shotgun sequence includes:
- the LOC128249507 gene encoding adenosine receptor A2b-like, which translates to MTTVMQMRCRYNYSKIFSNCSNLKTLEWPEDNNLIVIQILFAVLGSLSFILNSFVLIESKNASGGQSPSLVFVRSLIVADALIGLFGVVKTIYIEYRKIRSIDCFLSESLLITASTASALSLLWLTADSSVRLSRPLDLQFHMHKKNVIALMVIVWNGSFIIGFSSQMGWVLFDYTCLFFCYYSSTFLLFVGILWNNCVFITICLLIYYQCLNRRIQNNDHILTLSSKEYKRYAGLLSISKYHIIVWLLTYLPLIFYIAISYFCDEDNTKPSYTILYFLLLPLFKSITCAVLHAYQCQEINSVVTSHWHNFTICCWRYCCQNTSSTYNIGFTANTMATAPIHIQHSCQTSNSRPTLYDSDRSLFASNYNLVSKQSSMTVHCNDNLLFEQSSVEIVTRL; encoded by the coding sequence ATGACCACTGTCATGCAGATGCGTTGTAGATATAACTACTCAAAGATCTTCTCCAACTGCTCCAATTTGAAGACTTTGGAGTGGCCAGAGGATAATAACCTGATtgtcattcaaattttatttgctGTTCTCGGATCCTTGTCTTTTATTTTGAACAGTTTTGTTCTGATTGAGTCAAAAAATGCTAGTGGAGGTCAAAGCCCTTCATTAGTTTTTGTTCGAAGTTTGATTGTTGCTGATGCCCTCATAGGGTTGTTTGGCGttgtgaaaacaatatatatagaatatcgcAAAATTCGTTCTATTGATTGTTTTCTGTCAGAAAGCCTTCTTATTACAGCATCAACAGCCTCAGCACTTTCTTTGCTCTGGTTGACAGCAGACAGTTCTGTGAGGCTGTCACGGCCGCTTGACTTGCAGTTTCATATGCACAAGAAAAATGTCATTGCTCTCATGGTGATTGTTTGGAATGGTTCTTTTATCATTGGATTCTCTTCTCAGATGGGATGGGTGTTGTTTGATTACACATGCTTGTTTTTCTGCTACTACAGTTCCACATTCTTGCTATTTGTTGGAATACTTTGGAATAACTGTGTTTTCATCactatttgtttacttatttattatcaaTGCCTAAACCGACGGATACAAAACAATGATCACATCCTTACTCTGAGTAGTAAagaatacaaaagatatgcaggaTTGCTCTCAATATCAAAGTATCACATTATAGTATGGCTGTTGACATATCTGCCTTTGATATTTTACATTGCCATTTCCTATTTCTGTGATGAGGACAATACAAAGCCAAGTTATACAATCCTCTATTTTTTACTTCTACCTCTATTCAAGTCTATTACATGTGCTGTTCTTCATGCTTATCAATGCCAAGAAATTAATAGTGTGGTAACTAGCCACTGGCACAACTTTACAATCTGCTGCTGGAGATATTGCTGTCAAAACACGTCTTCTACATACAACATTGGTTTCACAGCAAACACTATGGCAACTGCACCCATCCATATACAACACTCTTGCCAGACATCTAATTCCCGACCAACACTATATGATTCGGACAGATCTTTATTTGCTTCAAATTACAATTTGGTATCAAAGCAGTCATCCATGACTGTTCATTGTAATGACAATCTTTTATTTGAGCAAAGTTCTGTAGAAATCGTGACACGTTTATAG